A DNA window from Rhodococcus sp. Z13 contains the following coding sequences:
- a CDS encoding YciI family protein: MAKYLLLKHYRGAPAAVNDVPMDQWEPDEVSAHIRYMQDFAARLESTGEFVDAQALSPEGTFVRYDGEGRPPVTDGPFPETKDLIAGWMVIDVDSYDRALGLAAELSAAPGAGGKPIHEWLEVRPFMSEPPTVTE; this comes from the coding sequence ATGGCCAAGTACCTGCTGCTCAAGCACTACCGAGGCGCCCCGGCCGCGGTGAACGACGTACCCATGGATCAGTGGGAGCCGGACGAGGTCTCGGCCCACATCCGGTACATGCAGGATTTCGCCGCCCGTCTCGAGAGCACCGGCGAGTTCGTCGACGCACAGGCGCTCTCCCCGGAGGGCACCTTCGTCCGCTACGACGGCGAGGGGCGTCCCCCGGTCACCGACGGACCGTTCCCGGAGACGAAGGATCTCATCGCCGGGTGGATGGTGATCGACGTCGACAGCTACGACCGGGCGTTGGGACTGGCCGCGGAACTGTCGGCCGCGCCGGGAGCGGGCGGGAAGCCGATCCACGAATGGCTCGAGGTGCGCCCGTTCATGTCCGAGCCGCCGACCGTCACGGAGTGA
- a CDS encoding RNA polymerase sigma factor — protein MDESLLRTLVPDVIGILVRRGADFASAEDAVQDALVEALRVWPEDPPRDPKGWLVAVAWRRFLDAVRADASRRRREVLVEAEPRPGPGAPVDDTLALYFLCAHPSLTPASAVALTLRAVGGLTTRQIAQAYLVPEATMAQRISRAKRTISEVRLDRPGDVATVLRVLYLVFNEGCSGDVDLATEAIRLTRRLAAVIDHPEVSGLLALMLLHHARRPARTGPDGGLVPLAEQDRGLWDTDMIAEGVAVLQAALARDRLGEFQAQAAVAALHADARTVEETDWAQIVEWYDELLRFTDNPVARLNRAVAVGEAEGPHAGLAALAELDPGLPRYTAAAAYLHERAGDPERAAQLYAEAARLATSLPERDHLVRCAARLRNSS, from the coding sequence TTGGACGAGTCGCTGCTGCGCACGCTCGTCCCCGATGTGATCGGCATCCTCGTCCGTCGCGGAGCGGATTTCGCGTCGGCCGAGGATGCCGTGCAGGACGCGCTCGTCGAAGCCCTGCGGGTGTGGCCGGAGGATCCGCCGCGCGACCCGAAGGGCTGGCTGGTCGCGGTGGCGTGGCGCAGGTTCCTCGATGCGGTGCGCGCCGACGCGTCCCGCAGGCGCCGGGAGGTCCTCGTCGAGGCGGAGCCCCGGCCCGGACCGGGCGCACCGGTGGACGACACGCTCGCGTTGTATTTCCTGTGCGCCCACCCTTCGCTCACTCCGGCGTCGGCGGTGGCGCTGACCCTGCGGGCCGTCGGCGGGCTGACCACCCGGCAGATCGCACAGGCCTATCTCGTTCCGGAAGCGACGATGGCCCAGCGCATCAGCCGGGCCAAGCGCACGATCTCGGAGGTCCGGCTGGACCGGCCGGGGGATGTCGCGACGGTACTGCGGGTGCTCTATCTCGTGTTCAACGAGGGTTGTTCGGGTGACGTCGACCTGGCGACCGAGGCCATCCGGCTCACGCGTCGGCTGGCAGCGGTGATCGACCATCCCGAGGTGTCGGGTCTGCTCGCGCTCATGCTGCTCCACCATGCCCGCCGTCCGGCACGGACCGGGCCGGACGGCGGTCTCGTCCCGCTCGCCGAACAGGACCGCGGCCTGTGGGACACGGACATGATCGCGGAGGGCGTGGCGGTCCTGCAGGCGGCGCTCGCCCGCGACCGGCTCGGGGAGTTCCAGGCGCAGGCGGCCGTCGCCGCCCTGCACGCCGACGCACGCACTGTGGAGGAGACCGACTGGGCGCAGATCGTCGAGTGGTACGACGAGCTGCTGCGCTTCACGGACAATCCGGTGGCCCGCCTCAACCGTGCCGTCGCGGTCGGGGAGGCCGAGGGACCGCACGCCGGTCTCGCGGCGCTGGCGGAGCTCGATCCCGGCCTGCCCCGCTACACGGCGGCCGCGGCGTACCTCCACGAACGTGCCGGCGACCCGGAGAGGGCGGCGCAGCTGTACGCGGAGGCGGCACGGTTGGCGACGAGCCTTCCCGAGCGGGATCATCTGGTGCGCTGTGCCGCGCGGTTGCGCAACTCTTCCTGA